From Topomyia yanbarensis strain Yona2022 chromosome 1, ASM3024719v1, whole genome shotgun sequence, one genomic window encodes:
- the LOC131690621 gene encoding uncharacterized protein LOC131690621 has product MGNSGSMNGLPGYDDGYHHTQYHNHQHHQRYHEMLRNGPNGHHGVPPGWLESYQRDLRNGGGGHRTFDNRHNHEPLGHRESTSSGPSLPPPMKVLPDIPGRVAKLRPTNNGNILHSGGTISKNNNLQRSKSISSPTYQQHQKQSFDESDENGILNSLPPQMLMTRSRTQVNMMMPSARRDFEESPARSRGFANNQRKPSYDHGTLNSKRFGSEPDLRISTGKPELQDESGGGGAAQGHRNSKPVQSKIIKGKNKKKAPVPPVLEKREPEVVEKQRIIAYSPLRKTNSDASSTLPSSDSNSNNPSRKLRLFKTRAETKKNLNITKLPEASDAKYSSKNAQNIAQVKPRVSPTNSSTYKPTNRRETDFSIGTLDKPKSRLNPTSFFRREKTFDIGVLDRDRMLRTEHVPEIKPTMSPPISRRKSIVKSLLEKESVQQQQQQQQLQQQQQHQHQQLGRVSSAEPRYKSKAQEDRRKQSQPAAITPAITDFQKELQLATRKKSTLDSKPSQPQPKASLGHRKSTEVKQSTKVDAPINSLIISVAPKQEPERKTCSDSPPPPPPPLPKSSFYFGMSASKAASKEQQKISPTILLKAKMVETRVDSSPNSSEDDERSPVQNNYHQDEMNDSEMDKTQLDAIDRFAASLLNGSKFQPSGSDSAASSEVDMRTNSGDVESEGQEISLKLRPTLPRKQFDIPRFSPAAAWRLLTTEDDFGRDSTELFPFVEKKTMLRSMETVDAAEDRIERIYREPIPGLQDNKSGDSGISGDAGLPDIGEAQMASSKERDSPESSPVDDSGNNAWSSNAIRLTPWTPQQDLEDDDDTTGSCDNRQLIEETPLSNGPNDFSSKGHLFSLSLPRESHLSIYPGAGAAEKVEKHMFNSLQKLRKSVSDAFTSDADVSPLESGDNWFLSRLETPTITNAYEKRQLSPTTPKQSPPETPSNGTKKDEFTKPVKHSAITYVVSGKHMMYLPKEATKVITATGKNDQNNNNVPETPVVTATKSHAHSEKRKESKENMQDPVQDPVESFPVKITHRKNHRFTFQSTIRQIEKRRVAEKLSREAEIKEAMRLSELEAMRRVEEEFQKKRAREKASIRHQLRLFTMEETGQPYDGNEEDETVEITKRSGEPDADDTIQLPKTNGLYRKKETTLERSSYMHGQARRLGHSRFHGATLERKFSSGSGGNLISDQHEDDFNSDEDDDGGDDNNGNHDDDDDDVDSSLSYIDTRTPYISRIIQAKSSKSYGGLKK; this is encoded by the exons atggGTAACTCTGGCAGCATGAACGGTTTACCGGGATACGATGATGGCTATCATCATACTCAGTATCACAACCATCAGCACCACCAGCGGTACCACGAGATGCTTCGAAATGGTCCTAATGGCCATCATGGTGTACCACCCGGTTGGCTTGAGTCCTACCAGAGAGACCTACGAAATGGCGGCGGAGGTCATCGAACCTTTGATAACCGACATAACCACGAACCGTTGGGACACCGGGAGTCCACCAGCAGTGGTCCCAGCTTACCACCCCCAATGAAGGTCCTGCCGGATATTCCCGGTAGGGTAGCGAAGCTACGTCCCACCAACAATGGAAACATTTTGCATTCCGGTGGAACtataagcaaaaacaataaTCTTCAGCGATCGAAGAGTATCTCGTCGCCAACGTATCAGCAACATCAGAAGCAGAGCTTCGACGAATCGGATGAAAATGGAATTCTGAACTCTCTGCCACCGCAAATGCTTATGACCCGCTCGCGGACGCAGGTCAATATGATGATGCCGTCAGCGAGACGTGACTTTGAGGAGTCACCCGCGAGATCACGAGGATTCGCAAACAACCAAAGAAAACCGAGCTACGATCACGGGACGCTTAACTCGAAACGCTTTGGATCGGAACCGGATCTAAGGATTTCCACGGGCAAACCTGAACTGCAGGATGAGTCTGGCGGGGGAGGAGCAGCACAAGGACACCGGAACAGCAAACCTGTCCAGTCAAAGATAATCAAGGGAAAGAACAAGAAGAAGGCACCTGTTCCACCTGTACTAGAAAAG CGAGAACCGGAGGTGGTTGAGAAGCAACGCATCATCGCGTACTCACCACTACGGAAAACGAACTCCGATGCATCCTCGACGCTGCCCTCATCGGACAGCAACAGTAACAACCCGAGCCGTAAGTTGCGGCTCTTTAAGACACGTGCTGAAACgaagaaaaatctcaacataaCCAAACTTCCGGAAGCCTCAGATGCAAAATACTCATCGAAAAATGCTCAAAACATCGCTCAAGTCAAGCCTCGGGTATCACCAACGAACAGCAGTACCTACAAACCGACGAATCGTCGGGAGACTGACTTCAGCATAGGCACTCTGGATAAACCCAAGTCCCGACTGAATCCAACTTCATTTTTCCGACGAGAGAAAACTTTTGACATCGGAGTGCTTGATCGGGACCGAATGCTACGGACTGAACATGTGCCAGAAATCAAGCCGACCATGTCGCCACCGATTTCACGACGAAAATCCATCGTCAAGTCATTGCTGGAAAAGGAAAGCgtccaacagcagcagcaacaacaacaactgcaacagcagcagcaacatcaGCATCAACAGTTGGGTAGAGTTTCATCCGCCGAACCCAGATATAAGTCAAAGGCTCAGGAAGATCGACGAAAGCAATCGCAACCAGCGGCGATCACTCCTGCCATCACTGACTTCCAGAAGGAACTTCAGCTTGCAActagaaaaaaatcaactttagaTTCCAAACCAAGTCAACCACAGCCGAAAGCTTCCTTAGGTCATCGCAAAAGTACGGAAGTGAAACAAAGCACCAAGGTGGATGCGCCGATAAACAGCCTCATAATTTCGGTGGCACCGAAGCAAGAACCCGAACGAAAAACATGCTCCGACAGTCCACCACCCCCTCCTCCACCTTTACCGAAAAGCAGTTTCTACTTTGGAATGTCCGCCTCGAAGGCAGCATCAAAAGAGCAACAGAAAATTTCACCGACCATTCTCCTCAAAGCAAAAATGGTCGAAACGCGCGTTGACTCGAGTCCAAATTCTTCCGAAGATGACGAACGATCCCCCGTTCAAAACAACTATCATCAGGACGAAATGAACGACTCCGAAATGGACAAAACACAGCTGGACGCGATCGATCGCTTCGCTGCCAGCCTTCTGAATGGGTCCAAGTTCCAACCGTCCGGCTCGGATTCCGCCGCTTCATCGGAAGTAGATATGCGAACCAATTCCGGTGACGTCGAATCGGAAGGTCAGGAGATTTCACTTAAACTACGTCCAACGCTGCCGCGTAAACAGTTCGATATTCCACGCTTTAGTCCGGCGGCGGCTTGGCGTTTGCTGACCACTGAGGATGACTTTGGACGCGATTCTACGGAACTGTTTCCATTTGTGGAGAAGAAAACAATGCTGCGTAGTATGGAGACTGTGGACGCTGCCGAAGATCGAATCGAGCGTATCTATCGCGAACCGATCCCTGGCTTGCAGGACAACAAAAGCGGAGACAGTGGGATATCCGGGGATGCTGGTCTTCCGGATATTGGAGAGGCACAGATGGCTTCTAGTAAGGAACGTGATTCGCCGGAAAGTTCACCGGTTGACGATAGTGGAAATAATGCGTGGTCTTCGAACGCAATCCGGTTAACGCCGTGGACGCCTCAGCAGGATTTGGAGGATGATGATGACACGACGGGAAGCTGCGACAACCGGCAACTTATCGAGGAAACTCCGCTAAGCAATGGACCGAACGATTTCTCCAGCAAAGGACACTTATTTAGCTTGTCGCTTCCGAGGGAAAGCCACCTGTCGATTTATCCGGGAGCAGGAGCCGCGGAAAAG GTTGAGAAACACATGTTCAATAGTCTTCAAAAGCTACGTAAATCGGTATCGGATGCATTCACGAGTGATGCTGACGTGAGTCCGCTGGAAAGCGGGGATAATTGGTTTCTTTCCCGACTGGAGACACCGACTATCACCAATGCCTACGAAAAGCGGCAACTGAGTCCAACAACTCCCAAACAATCACCGCCGGAAACTCCATCCAACGGTACCAAGAAAGACGAATTCACCAAACCCGTGAAGCATTCCGCCATTACGTACGTTGTTAGCGGTAAACACATGATGTATCTGCCAAAGGAAGCAACTAAGGTGATCACGGCCACCGGGAAGAACGACCAAAACAATAACAATGTGCCAGAAACACCTGTCGTAACCGCCACCAAGTCCCATGCACATTCGGAGAAGCGAAAAGAAAGCAAAGAAAATATGCAAGATCCTGTGCAGGATCCGGTCGAGAGTTTCCCGGTAAAGATTACTCACCGAAAGAATCATCGCTTTACCTTCCAGAGTACAATTCGGCAGATCGAGAAGCGACGTGTCGCCGAGAAGTTATCGCGGGAAGCGGAAATCAAGGAAGCCATGCGACTGAGCGAATTGGAAGCGATGAGACGAGTTGAGGAAGAGTTTCAAAAGAAACGAGCCCGCGAGAAGGCTTCCATCAGACACCAGCTGCGGCTGTTTACGATGGAAGAAACCGGACAACCGTACGACGGCAATGAGGAGGATGAG ACTGTTGAGATAACCAAGCGTAGCGGTGAACCGGACGCGGACGATACGATCCAGCTACCGAAAACTAACGGATTGTATCGCAAGAAGGAAACGACACTGGAACGCTCATCGTACATGCACGGACAAGCGCGACGTTTAGGACATTCGCGTTTCCACGGTGCCACCTTGGAGCGAAAGTTTTCCTCCGGCTCGGGTGGGAACCTAATCAGCGATCAGCACGAAGATGATTTCAATAGTGACGAGGACGACGACGGCGGCGACGATAACAACGGAAACCATGATGACGACGATGATGACGTAGATAGCAGCTTGAGCTACATCGACACCCGGACGCCGTACATCTCGCGAATAATCCAGGCCAAAAGTAGCAAGAGCTATGGCGGATTGAAGAAGTGA
- the LOC131690616 gene encoding trafficking protein particle complex subunit 1 yields MIYNLYIFDKFGTLLYYGEWNRLKQSGITKDEESKLMYGMLYSLKSFVNKISPIDPKEGFLYYKTNKYALHFVEVSSGLKFVMNTDTTATGIKDFLLQLYSKIWVEYVVRNPLWTIGTPVTSDLFKTKLDEFVKQSPLFGPKVI; encoded by the exons ATGATTTATAATttgtatattttcgacaaatttggAACTCTTTTGTATTACGGCGAGTGGAACCGATTGAAGCAATCTGGAATCACCAAAGATGAG GAATCCAAACTTATGTACGGCATGCTGTATTCCCTTAAATCTTTCGTCAACAAAATATCTCCCATCGATCCGAAGGAAGGCTTCCTGTactacaaaacaaacaaatacgcACTGCACTTTGTTGAGGTATCTTCCGGTTTGAAATTCGTCATGAACACGGATACGACAGCGACGGGGATCAAAGACTTTCTACTGCAACTGTACAGTAAA atttgggTGGAATACGTCGTACGCAACCCCCTGTGGACCATAGGAACCCCAGTAACTTCGGACCTGTTCAAAACTAAGCTGGACGAATTCGTGAAACAATCGCCCCTGTTTGGACCGAAAGTTATCTAA
- the LOC131690602 gene encoding lysosomal Pro-X carboxypeptidase, which yields MMHRRNKQRELLLMIFVLCLFAAKTSSKYNYQTKYLDVPLDHFNYVNETVTFKLRYLTNDTYNSDGSGPILFYTGNEGDIELFAQNTGFMWELAPKLKASLVFAEHRFYGKTLPFGNASYDSPRNLGYLTSEQALADFAYLLAEINPSNRTTRGRPVVAFGGSYGGMLAAWFRMKYPHLVLGAIAASAPIRQFDAGCGVFNQILTSVFTVAYTRECSQNIARSWETLKNYSSTADGLKVLQEKFKFCTNVTKAEDITGTFFDYLGDVYGNLAMINYPYNTSFLAPVPAYPVREFCGRLAENYTGVELVSRLQEAVSIYSNYTGTTKCLDISSSYDSSMGDKGWEFQTCTEMMMPMCSEGTGKDMFPKKPWDEKKFSDDCFKKFGVRPKPKVAFTMYGGLYLDGVSNIIFSNGLMDPWSGGGVLRTGNSKVLVVLIPEGAHHIDLRASNENDPGSVEAARRIHVENIQQWLKQYRKANNYR from the exons ATGATGCACCGCCGGAACAAACAGCGCGAGCTGTTGTTGATGATATTTGTATTGTGCTTGTTTGCCGCGAAAACAAGTTCCAAATACAACTATCAAACGAAATATCTGGACGTTCCGTTGGACCATTTCAACTACGTCAATGAAACTGTAACCTTCAAATTGAG ATACCTCACAAATGACACCTACAACTCCGACGGTTCCGGTCCTATCTTGTTCTACACTGGTAACGAGGGCGACATCGAACTGTTTGCCCAGAATACCGGCTTTATGTGGGAACTGGCACCGAAACTGAAAGCTTCCCTAGTTTTCGCCGAACATCGATTCTACGGAAAAACACTTCCCTTCGGCAACGCTTCCTACGATTCCCCCCGTAATCTGGGCTACCTAACCTCCGAACAAGCGCTGGCCGATTTCGCTTATCTCCTCGCGGAGATTAATCCCTCCAATCGGACCACTAGGGGGCGTCCTGTGGTTGCTTTCGGTGGATCCTACGGTGGAATGTTGGCTGCCTGGTTTCGGATGAAATATCCCCACCTGGTGCTGGGAGCGATTGCCGCCTCCGCTCCGATCCGACAGTTTGATGCCGGTTGTGGTGTATTTAATCAGATTTTGACGTCGGTATTTACCGTGGCGTATACCCGGGAATGTTCCCAGAATATAGCGCGGTCGTGGGAAACGTTAAAGAATTATTCCTCGACGGCGGACGGATTGAAGGTTCTGCAGGAAAAGTTCAAGTTTTGTACGAATGTGACCAAAGCGGAAGACATTACGGGAACGTTCTTCGATTACTTGGGTGACGTCTACGGCAATTTGGCGATGATCAACTACCCATACAATACATCGTTTTTGGCTCCGGTTCCGGCTTATCCTGTGCGTGAGTTTTGTGGCCGATTGGCGGAGAATTACACGGGGGTGGAACTGGTTTCGAGACTGCAGGAAGCTGTTAGCATTTACTCGAACTACACCGGTACGACCAAATGCTTGGATATCAGTTCTTCGTATGACAGCAGCATGGGCGACAAGGGTTGGGAGTTTCAGACCTGTACGGAAATGATGATGCCAATGTGTTCCGAGGGAACGGGAAAAGATATGTTTCCCAAGAAGCCTTGGGATGAGAAGAAATTCTCGGATGATTGTTTCAAGAAGTTTGGGGTGCGACCGAAACCGAAGGTGGCCTTTACCATGTATGGGGGGTTGTATTTGGA CGGTGTATCAAATATCATCTTCAGCAATGGTTTGATGGATCCTTGGTCCGGAGGAGGTGTGCTTCGAACTGGAAACAGCAAGGTTTTGGTTGTGCTTATCCCCGAGGGTGCCCATCACATCGATCTGCGTGCTTCCAACGAAAACGATCCGGGATCGGTGGAAGCCGCTCGTCGGATCCACGTGGAAAATATTCAACAGTGGCTTAAGCAGTACCGGAAGGCTAATAACTATCGTTAA
- the LOC131676491 gene encoding large ribosomal subunit protein bL9m — protein sequence MLASITKSLAGISLCSANRVLNQQTRNTFILKRRTPPNLHKKNHKPGKLRGRHFVYDLIEDTTTKKKANLEVVLTTFVDGIGSKGDVVSLKPHVAYNKLLLPGLAVYKTPEAIAKFATERDEREKELHSSAHAQRTVNKLEEIILAVVMNKDQPWVIERWHIKASLRKAGFYVPEEAITLPEDPIAGPDLLKQGKEFFCTVTVNNLEKARLRCRIHHWSTDPSERLQYLFEHWKLQAEPLFGDGAPAADVKQE from the exons ATGCTTGCAAGCATCACCAAGAGCCTCGCTGGCATCTCCCTGTGTTCGGCAAACCGAGTTCTCAACCAGCAAACACGG AACACCTTCATCCTAAAACGCCGCACCCCACCAAATTTGCACAAGAAAAACCACAAGCCGGGAAAACTACGCGGCCGTCACTTCGTTTACGACCTGATCGAGGACACGACCACCAAAAAGAAAGCAAACCTCGAAGTGGTACTAACCACCTTCGTCGACGGGATCGGCTCCAAAGGCGACGTAGTATCGCTGAAGCCCCACGTTGCCTACAACAAACTGCTGCTGCCGGGATTGGCCGTGTACAAGACACCCGAAGCGATCGCCAAGTTTGCTACCGAGCGGGATGAACGGGAAAAAGAGCTGCACAGTTCGGCTCACGCTCAACGG ACCGTCAACAAACTGGAGGAAATAATCCTTGCCGTGGTCATGAACAAAGACCAGCCGTGGGTTATCGAGCGGTGGCACATTAAGGCTTCGCTGCGGAAAGCCGGTTTCTATGTTCCCGAAGAAGCTATTACTCTGCCGGAGGACCCCATTGCTGGACCGGATCTGCTGAAGCAGGGTAAGGAATTCTTCTGCACGGTTACGGTAAACAATCTGGAGAAGGCACGGCTACGCTGCCGGATTCATCACTGGAGTACGGATCCTAGCGAACGGTTGCAGTACTTGTTTGAGCACTGGAAACTGCAGGCGGAACCACTGTTCGGGGATGGTGCACCGGCGGCGGACGTGAAACAGGAGTAA